The Malus domestica chromosome 06, GDT2T_hap1 genome has a segment encoding these proteins:
- the LOC103437450 gene encoding granule-bound starch synthase 1, chloroplastic/amyloplastic-like isoform X1, producing MATLAASQFVSKSSHVDGASGLEIRTNLGQMGMWNQPMTHNGLRSLRNLDMLRMMIHPNAVAKQAMRKSEKAESDRSVGKIVCGSGMNLVFVGAEVGPWSKTGGLGDVLGGLPPAMAANGHRVMTVSPRYDQYKDAWDTSVLVEIEVGGRVETVRFFHCYKRGVDRVFVDHPLFLEKVWGKTGSKIYGPRTGEDYMDNQFRFSLLCQAALEAPRVLNLHSNKYFSGPYGDDVVFIANDWHAALLPCYLKTIYKPKGIYKNAKVVFCIHNIAYQGRFPYSDFSLLDLPDNLKGSFDFIDGHDKPVKGRKINWMKAGILESDRVVTVSPYYAQELVSGEDKGVELDNIIRKTGITGILNGMDVQEWNPATDKHLDIKYDNTTVLDAKPLLKEALQAEVGLPVDRNIPVFGFIGRLEEQKGSDILVEAISKFVGEEDLQIIILGTGKKYLETQIKQLEIKYPGKAVGVAKFNVLLAHMIIGGSDFMLIPSRFEPCGLIQLHAMRYGTVPVVASTGGLVDTVKEGFTGFQMGDFNVECDKVDPADVAAIATTVKRAVATYGTPALNEMIQNCMAQDLSWKGPSKQWEKLLLSMEVAGNKQDLEGEEIAPLAKENVATP from the exons ATGGCAACTCTGGCAGCCTCACAATTTGTATCAAAGAGTTCCCATGTCGATGGAGCTTCAGGGTTAGAAATCAGAACAAACTTGGGGCAGATGGGTATGTGGAACCAACCCATGACTCACAATGGGCTaagatctttgaggaatttggaTATGCTTAGGATGATGATCCATCCCAACGCGGTTGCTAAGCAAGCCATGAGGAAATCTGAGAAGGCAGAGAGTGATCGGTCTGTGGGGAAGATTGTATGTGGGAGTGGAATGAACTTGGTGTTTGTGGGGGCTGAAGTTGGTCCATGGAGCAAAACTGGTGGCCTTGGTGATGTTCTTGGAGGACTTCCACCGGCTATGGCG GCTAACGGGCACCGTGTTATGACCGTGTCTCCACGCTACGACCAGTACAAAGATGCATGGGACACTAGTGTACTAGTTGAG ATAGAAGTTGGTGGTAGGGTTGAAACTGTTCGCTTCTTCCACTGCTACAAACGCGGAGTTGATCGTGTCTTTGTGGATCACCCACTGTTCCTTGAGAAG GTATGGGGTAAAACGGGATCCAAAATCTATGGCCCGAGGACAGGAGAGGACTACATGGACAACCAATTTCGCTTCAGCTTGCTGTGCCAG GCTGCTTTGGAGGCACCAAGGGTGCTTAATTTGCACAGCAACAAATACTTCTCTGGACCATATG GTGATGATGTTGTATTCATTGCTAATGATTGGCACGCTGCTCTTCTTCCCTGCTACTTAAAAACCATCTACAAACCGAAGGGGATTTACAAAAATGCGAAG GTCGTATTTTGCATCCACAACATAGCTTACCAGGGCAGATTTCCTTATTCGGACTTCTCACTTCTTGATTTGCCCGACAACCTTAAGGGTTCTTTCGACTTCATTGATGG GCATGACAAACCcgtgaaaggaagaaaaatcaaTTGGATGAAGGCCGGAATACTTGAATCCGACAGGGTTGTAACTGTGAGCCCATACTATGCCCAGGAACTTGTTTCTGGAGAAGACAAAGGTGTGGAATTAGATAACATCATTCGCAAAACCGGCATCACTGGTATCCTGAATGGCATGGACGTTCAAGAGTGGAATCCGGCCACTGACAAACACTTAGATATCAAATATGATAATACAACT GTCCTAGATGCAAAGCCTTTGTTGAAGGAGGCTCTTCAAGCAGAAGTTGGGCTTCCAGTTGACAGGAACATCCCCGTGTTCGGATTCATTGGTAGGCTAGAGGAGCAGAAGGGTTCGGATATTCTAGTAGAAGCTATCTCAAAATTTGTTGGAGAGGAGGACTTGCAAATAATAATCCTT GGAACCGGCAAGAAGTACTTGGAGACGCAGATAAAACAGCTAGAGATCAAATATCCTGGAAAGGCTGTAGGAGTTGCAAAATTCAATGTCCTGTTAGCCCACATGATCATTGGTGGTTCTGATTTCATGTTGATCCCAAGCAGATTCGAACCCTGCGGTCTCATTCAGTTGCACGCAATGAGATATGGAACG GTGCCTGTTGTTGCCTCAACTGGTGGACTTGTCGACACTGTCAAAGAAGGTTTTACTGGATTTCAGATGGGAGATTTCAACGTCGAA TGTGACAAAGTTGATCCAGCAGATGTAGCTGCAATTGCTACTACTGTCAAGAGAGCTGTTGCAACTTATGGTACTCCTGCATTGAATGAGATGATCCAGAATTGCATGGCCCAAGATCTTTCGTGGAAG GGACCTTCGAAACAATGGGAAAAGCTGCTGTTGAGCATGGAAGTTGCTGGCAACAAACAAGACCTTGAAGGGGAAGAGATTGCCCCGCTTGCGAAGGAAAATGTTGCCACTCCCTGA
- the LOC103437444 gene encoding glucan endo-1,3-beta-glucosidase 11-like, producing MAATTSFPYSSAIFLSILIISGFMFPETVNSMGINYGQIANNLPSPDDVVPLVKAIGISKIKLYDADPKVLKAFANTGVQFIVGLPNEYLAKVQDPAQAQSWVKSNVQAHLPATNITCIFVGNEVLTFNDTSLSNNLLPAMQSVHTALVGLGLDKQVAVTTAHSLSILQTSYPPSAGAFRRDLTGCITPILNFHAKTGSPFLINAYPYFAYKSNPKQVQLEYVLFQPNSGSLDPATNLHYDNMLFAQIDAVYSALGSLGFKKLPVHISETGWPSKGDEDEVGATPENAKKYNGNLIKLICQKKGTPLRPGSDLNIYVFALFNENMKPGPSSERNFGLFKPDGSPAYSIGLSTGNISFGNSNSSSSSGSGSGSGQGQVNPISNGGSPSGSSGTPYLSISSAPATVREIPCDWLDCDDVAAGLVVDEKLIAKYLKLLKIRSQNLNGRWKREKINRGGCLGIRNEGNYYLFIIQCLNNNSSGLGVGG from the exons ATGGCAGCCACCACTAGCTTCCCCTACTCCTCtgcaattttcctttcaattctcATCATTTCAG gGTTCATGTTTCCAGAAACGGTAAATTCAATGGGGATAAACTACGGCCAAATCGCCAACAACTTACCCTCTCCCGACGACGTCGTTCCGCTGGTGAAAGCCATCGGCATCTCCAAGATCAAGCTCTACGACGCCGATCCCAAAGTCCTCAAAGCCTTCGCCAACACCGGCGTCCAGTTCATAGTGGGCCTCCCCAACGAGTACCTTGCCAAGGTCCAGGACCCGGCCCAGGCCCAATCCTGGGTCAAGTCCAATGTCCAGGCCCATCTCCCCGCCACCAACATTACCTGCATCTTCGTCGGCAATGAGGTCCTCACCTTCAACGACACGTCGTTGAGCAACAATCTCCTCCCGGCAATGCAGAGCGTCCACACCGCCCTTGTCGGTCTAGGCCTTGACAAGCAAGTCGCCGTCACCACCGCCCACTCCCTCTCCATTCTCCAGACCTCGTATCCGCCGTCCGCCGGCGCTTTCCGCCGAGATCTGACCGGCTGCATCACTCCGATCCTCAATTTCCACGCCAAAACCGGATCGCCGTTCCTGATCAATGCCTACCCTTACTTCGCTTACAAATCGAACCCTAAGCAAGTGCAGCTCGAGTACGTCCTCTTCCAGCCGAACTCCGGCTCCCTTGATCCTGCCACCAATCTCCACTACGACAACATGCTGTTCGCCCAGATCGACGCCGTGTACTCCGCCCTGGGCTCCCTCGGTTTCAAGAAGCTCCCGGTCCACATCTCCGAGACCGGGTGGCCGTCGAAGGGCGACGAGGACGAGGTCGGAGCGACGCCGGAGAACGCGAAGAAGTACAACGGTAATCTGATCAAGCTCATTTGCCAGAAGAAGGGCACGCCGCTCAGGCCCGGGTCGGATCTCAACATCTACGTGTTCGCCCTGTTCAATGAGAACATGAAACCCGGCCCGAGTTCAGAGAGGAACTTCGGGCTGTTTAAACCCGACGGGTCGCCCGCGTACTCAATCGGGCTCTCGACGGGCAACATTTCCTTTGGAAACTCTAATTCAAGTTCAAGTTCGGGTTCGGGTTCGGGTTCGGGCCAGGGACAGGTGAATCCGATTAGTAATGGTGGGTCGCCGTCTGGTTCTTCCGGCACGCCATACTTGTCCATTTCCTCCGCCCCCGCCACGGTAA GAGAGATTCCATGTGATTGGTTGGATTGCGATGATGTGGCTGCTGGCCTCGTTGTTGATGAAAAGCTGATAGCAAAATATCTAAAGTTGCTCAAGATCAGATCTCAAAATCTGAATGGACGgtggaaaagagagaaaataaataGAGGAGGTTGCTTGGGAATTAGGAACGAG GgcaattattatttatttataattcagTGTCTTAATAACAACTCTAGTGGATTAGGGGTAGGAGGGTGA